The Spirosoma foliorum genome has a window encoding:
- a CDS encoding arylsulfatase B, whose protein sequence is MNRLLSKSLPLSWVICALLSTPQVYAQRPGTPNIVIVVADDLGWNDVGFHNPKIISPNLNALAKKGRELSRFYVAAICSPTRSGLLTGKYPDRFGIRNEVIRPNTIGGLPPEEQTLANVLAKAGYDRRGAFGKWHLGHSDAKYHPLNRGFTSFYGHYNGAIDYYSHFRNGALDWHRNFETSADTGYSVDLVAREAVKFIQDSPTSKPFLAYVAFNGVHAPLQAKASDLLKNGYDPSKSQEGFTSGGGQPGEFNTPDYGKKGRGNNLRQTYTAMVTGMDNALGQILKAIDEKGIADNTIIWFLSDNGGIPTFGGNNDPLRGTKHTEWEGGVRSSSVVYWKSKIEGGQKINEVIGFIDVLPTLTRLAKAPNIPKTDGIDVIRALQGETLPDRTLFLGHEAVVTKRWKLNEGQLFDLSQDNSETTNVAASHPAEFTQLTNALTDFKKFVIPFPFPSQPKGWLPPHKLDHTRCTNGNSLSRLAHGQNQLATYLFLSC, encoded by the coding sequence ATGAACCGTCTGCTCTCAAAAAGTTTACCACTTAGTTGGGTAATTTGTGCTCTTCTGTCGACTCCACAGGTATATGCACAACGGCCAGGAACCCCGAACATCGTCATTGTTGTGGCCGATGATTTGGGGTGGAATGATGTCGGGTTTCATAACCCGAAAATCATTTCGCCGAACCTGAATGCGCTGGCGAAGAAAGGTCGGGAACTCTCCCGATTTTACGTAGCCGCTATTTGCAGTCCCACCCGATCGGGCTTACTGACAGGCAAATATCCCGATCGGTTTGGTATTCGGAATGAAGTTATCCGACCCAATACCATTGGTGGCTTACCACCTGAAGAACAAACACTGGCCAATGTGCTGGCCAAAGCCGGGTACGATCGTCGGGGCGCCTTTGGGAAATGGCACCTGGGTCATTCCGATGCAAAATACCATCCACTGAACCGGGGTTTTACATCGTTCTACGGCCATTACAATGGTGCTATTGATTATTACTCCCATTTCAGAAATGGTGCGCTCGACTGGCACCGAAACTTCGAAACCAGTGCCGATACGGGCTATTCTGTTGATTTGGTCGCGCGAGAAGCCGTCAAGTTTATTCAGGACTCGCCAACCTCGAAGCCGTTTTTGGCCTACGTGGCTTTCAATGGGGTTCACGCTCCTCTTCAGGCAAAGGCAAGTGATTTATTGAAAAACGGCTACGACCCGTCGAAATCACAGGAAGGGTTCACAAGTGGTGGTGGTCAACCGGGCGAATTCAACACGCCTGATTATGGTAAAAAAGGTCGGGGAAACAACCTTCGGCAAACCTACACCGCCATGGTGACCGGTATGGACAATGCACTGGGCCAGATCCTGAAAGCCATTGATGAGAAAGGCATTGCCGACAACACGATCATCTGGTTTCTGAGTGACAACGGTGGCATCCCCACCTTTGGCGGCAACAACGATCCGTTACGAGGCACCAAACATACGGAGTGGGAAGGCGGAGTTCGCTCATCTTCTGTTGTTTACTGGAAAAGCAAAATCGAGGGAGGCCAAAAGATCAATGAAGTTATTGGCTTCATTGATGTACTTCCCACACTGACTCGTCTGGCTAAGGCACCCAATATTCCTAAAACGGATGGTATCGACGTGATCCGCGCACTCCAGGGCGAAACATTGCCCGACCGGACGCTCTTCCTGGGCCATGAGGCTGTCGTGACAAAACGATGGAAATTAAATGAAGGACAACTGTTCGATCTTAGTCAGGACAACTCCGAAACAACGAACGTAGCGGCTTCGCACCCAGCCGAGTTTACTCAGTTAACGAATGCGCTCACAGACTTCAAAAAATTTGTTATTCCATTCCCTTTTCCTTCTCAACCCAAAGGCTGGCTCCCCCCCCACAAACTGGACCATACCAGGTGCACCAACGGCAACTCGTTAAGTCGGCTCGCTCACGGACAAAATCAACTGGCTACTTATTTGTTTTTGTCATGCTGA
- a CDS encoding sulfatase-like hydrolase/transferase yields the protein MAYWDLRYQSAPNPQSRLRPKKESPNIILILADDMGKECIGTYGSTYQTPIIDQLAQDGLKFNYGFSQPLCTPSRVQLMTGKYNYKNYTQFGFLNQNEKTFAHLARDAGYTTAIAGKWQLGPNQGLPNHFGFDKYCLWQLTQPRKKGERYAKPLIEQDGKLLSSTDDDYGPDIFVDYLLNFIETNKDRKFFAYYPMALVHEPFLPTPDSKSWKTNPAGRQTKDTLNFRDMVAYTDKNVGKIIQRLKKLNLYENTIIIFTGDNGTGHEVITTLKDGTRIPGGKGLTLDRGHHVPLIVNWGSNRYKQHETNDLVDFTDFLPTFADIMNVPVPKAWNIDGTSIYPQIKGEKGKPRQWIFSHYSPIHSPAADKHSARFFRDHRYKLYQDGRFYDLSQDLEETSPIALGKGSPEAEKIRQVFAAEFRKLPPWKPGDPGQPKSILPGLEPLKSFTE from the coding sequence TTGGCCTACTGGGACTTACGCTATCAGTCAGCGCCCAATCCACAAAGTCGGCTTCGGCCAAAAAAAGAATCGCCAAATATCATTCTGATACTAGCCGATGATATGGGTAAAGAATGCATTGGTACTTATGGCAGTACCTATCAAACGCCCATTATCGACCAACTCGCTCAGGACGGGCTGAAGTTCAATTACGGCTTTTCTCAGCCGCTTTGTACGCCCTCTCGGGTTCAGCTCATGACGGGCAAATACAATTACAAAAACTATACACAGTTCGGATTTCTGAATCAGAATGAGAAAACCTTCGCGCACCTGGCTCGGGATGCGGGTTACACAACGGCTATTGCCGGAAAATGGCAACTGGGTCCAAATCAGGGACTTCCGAATCATTTTGGGTTCGATAAGTATTGTCTGTGGCAACTAACTCAGCCTCGTAAAAAAGGCGAACGATACGCCAAACCGCTGATTGAACAGGACGGTAAGCTACTCAGCAGCACCGACGATGATTACGGCCCAGATATTTTCGTAGACTACCTGCTCAATTTTATCGAGACGAATAAAGACCGGAAGTTTTTTGCCTATTATCCCATGGCGTTGGTGCACGAACCGTTCCTGCCAACGCCCGATAGTAAGAGTTGGAAAACGAATCCAGCCGGGCGACAAACCAAAGACACGCTTAACTTCCGGGACATGGTTGCCTACACGGATAAGAACGTAGGCAAGATTATCCAAAGGCTAAAAAAGCTGAATCTGTACGAGAACACCATCATTATTTTTACGGGTGATAATGGCACTGGCCATGAAGTGATTACGACGCTTAAAGATGGCACCCGGATTCCCGGAGGAAAAGGGCTCACCCTCGATCGGGGTCACCACGTCCCGCTGATTGTCAACTGGGGAAGCAATCGGTACAAACAACACGAAACCAACGACCTGGTTGACTTTACGGACTTCCTGCCCACCTTTGCCGATATCATGAATGTGCCTGTCCCAAAGGCCTGGAATATAGACGGCACTAGTATTTATCCACAGATCAAAGGCGAGAAAGGTAAGCCCCGCCAATGGATTTTCTCCCATTACAGCCCCATCCATTCGCCAGCGGCCGACAAGCATTCGGCCCGCTTTTTCCGGGATCATCGCTATAAACTGTATCAGGACGGTCGTTTCTACGATTTAAGTCAGGATCTGGAAGAAACCAGCCCCATTGCTCTTGGCAAAGGTTCGCCCGAAGCCGAGAAAATCCGGCAAGTTTTTGCAGCTGAGTTCCGTAAACTTCCCCCCTGGAAACCCGGTGATCCGGGGCAACCCAAATCTATTCTGCCCGGTCTGGAACCGCTAAAAAGTTTCACCGAATAA
- a CDS encoding sulfatase has translation MKRESLRFIAYGLVSLATLTGFKSIDPPAKKKYNVLFIAVDDLNNDLGCYGNTFVQSPNIDRLAKRGVKFDRAYTQYPLCSPSRSSLLTGYRPDKTGIYELQTHFRKNLPDVVTLPQLFKNNAYFSARIGKIFHYGVPAQIGTDGLDDPISWNQVINPKGRDKVEESKIKNLTPGRPLGSALCYYEAEGTDDEQTDGLIANEAVRLLEQKKDEPFFLAVGFFRPHTPYVAPKKYFDQYPLDKIPLPKEQANDLDDIPEAALFTKPPHWGLGEAERREAQRAYYATISFMDAQVGKLLDALDHLKLSDNTIIVLWSDHGYNVGQHGQWMKQSLFENSARVPLLISVPGGVTGKASGRTVELVDLYPTLADLCSLPAPVDLAGKSLTPLLKNPNASWAKPAYSQVLRNKIFGRSVRTERWRYTEWDEGKAGVELYDHQTDPDEFTNLSGKPEHAGTVKELAALLHKGATLATEKVKSE, from the coding sequence ATGAAAAGAGAATCCCTACGTTTCATTGCTTATGGCCTTGTGAGTCTGGCCACTCTAACTGGTTTCAAATCCATTGACCCTCCCGCCAAGAAAAAGTACAACGTACTCTTCATTGCCGTCGACGATCTGAACAACGATCTGGGTTGTTATGGAAACACATTTGTACAATCGCCGAATATTGATCGGTTAGCCAAACGGGGTGTCAAGTTTGATCGGGCCTATACCCAATACCCACTTTGCAGTCCCAGCCGCTCGTCCTTATTGACGGGTTACCGTCCCGACAAAACCGGGATTTACGAACTGCAAACGCACTTCCGAAAGAATCTGCCTGATGTAGTAACCCTGCCGCAGTTGTTCAAAAATAACGCCTACTTCAGCGCGCGTATTGGTAAGATTTTCCACTATGGCGTACCAGCGCAGATTGGTACAGATGGTCTTGATGATCCTATTTCCTGGAACCAGGTCATTAACCCCAAAGGGCGCGATAAGGTCGAAGAATCAAAGATTAAGAATCTAACGCCAGGTCGGCCGTTGGGTAGCGCCCTTTGTTATTATGAAGCAGAAGGGACAGACGATGAACAAACGGATGGCCTGATTGCCAACGAAGCGGTTCGGTTACTGGAGCAGAAAAAAGACGAACCATTCTTTCTGGCCGTAGGTTTTTTCAGGCCTCACACACCCTACGTTGCGCCTAAGAAATATTTCGACCAATATCCGCTGGATAAAATCCCACTGCCTAAAGAGCAGGCCAATGATCTGGACGATATTCCGGAAGCAGCCCTGTTCACGAAACCTCCACATTGGGGTCTTGGCGAAGCCGAACGGCGGGAGGCACAACGGGCTTACTACGCCACTATTTCCTTCATGGACGCTCAGGTTGGCAAGTTGCTGGATGCGCTGGACCATCTGAAACTGTCAGACAACACCATCATTGTACTCTGGAGCGATCACGGCTATAACGTTGGTCAGCATGGCCAATGGATGAAACAGAGTCTGTTCGAAAACTCGGCCCGCGTACCCCTGTTAATTTCGGTACCCGGTGGCGTGACCGGGAAAGCCTCCGGCCGAACGGTAGAATTAGTGGACCTCTACCCTACCCTGGCAGACTTATGTAGCTTACCAGCACCAGTTGATCTGGCAGGCAAAAGCCTAACGCCTTTACTCAAAAACCCGAATGCATCCTGGGCAAAACCGGCCTACTCGCAGGTATTACGGAATAAAATTTTTGGGCGTAGTGTCCGCACCGAACGCTGGCGCTATACCGAATGGGACGAAGGCAAAGCTGGCGTTGAACTCTACGATCATCAGACCGATCCTGATGAGTTCACAAATCTATCCGGCAAACCTGAACACGCAGGAACGGTAAAAGAACTGGCGGCTTTGCTTCATAAAGGGGCTACTCTTGCGACAGAAAAAGTCAAATCGGAGTAA
- a CDS encoding sulfatase family protein: MKRLTNPCFATILMVGILWFSNRFNPLLAQKIPTQKRPNIIFLLTDDHRWDALGAMGNSIIKTPNLDALANKGILFKNAYVTTAICCVSRASILRGQYESRHGINDFTTPFTPEALAKTYPLLLKKAGYTIGFIGKYGVGEGKDHPSQFYDYWSCGKEGQPPYEFINASGQLVHHTDSVQHDIQKFLETYGSKSPSRPGPFCLSVSFKAPHELDGNPPTYPVQARYKNLYSDVTIPEPVTASPIYWERFPAFFKTDQNIARDRWKPLFSTSERRQETVRNYYRLITGVDEVVGKLVAQLKSLNLDKNTVIVFMGDNGFYLGEHGLEGKWYGHEESIRVPLLVYGSSLPATLKGSRPTQMALNIDIAPTILALAGVATPPDMQGVDLIKLAQKKVAARPDFFYEHTFMGSPRLPKVEGVVTPTFKYMNFIEHEYEELYDTAHDPHETTNLAYNPAYASKKAALKKRYTALKQTVR; this comes from the coding sequence ATGAAACGACTAACCAATCCTTGTTTTGCGACTATCCTAATGGTAGGTATTCTTTGGTTCAGCAACAGGTTCAACCCATTGCTTGCCCAGAAAATACCTACTCAGAAACGCCCCAACATCATCTTTCTGCTGACAGACGATCACCGCTGGGATGCACTCGGGGCGATGGGAAACTCGATCATTAAAACGCCAAATCTGGATGCGCTGGCGAATAAAGGGATTCTCTTTAAGAACGCTTACGTAACAACGGCAATCTGCTGCGTTAGTCGGGCCAGTATTTTACGTGGTCAATACGAATCCCGGCATGGAATCAATGATTTTACGACGCCTTTTACCCCCGAAGCATTGGCCAAAACCTATCCTCTGCTGTTGAAAAAGGCTGGCTATACCATCGGATTCATCGGTAAATATGGTGTTGGCGAAGGGAAAGACCACCCCAGCCAGTTCTATGATTACTGGTCGTGCGGGAAAGAAGGGCAGCCGCCTTATGAGTTTATTAACGCATCGGGTCAGCTCGTCCATCATACGGATAGCGTGCAACACGATATCCAGAAATTTCTGGAAACCTATGGGTCAAAAAGTCCATCACGGCCGGGGCCATTTTGCCTATCGGTTAGTTTTAAAGCACCTCACGAGTTAGACGGTAATCCGCCAACCTATCCTGTACAGGCCCGCTACAAAAATCTGTACAGCGATGTCACAATTCCTGAGCCTGTAACAGCCTCCCCGATCTACTGGGAACGGTTTCCGGCTTTTTTCAAGACGGATCAGAACATAGCCAGAGATCGGTGGAAGCCCCTTTTCTCTACCTCCGAACGTCGGCAGGAAACTGTTAGGAACTACTATCGGCTGATTACAGGTGTGGACGAGGTAGTTGGGAAGCTTGTAGCCCAACTTAAAAGCCTGAATCTGGACAAAAACACGGTCATTGTTTTTATGGGCGACAATGGCTTTTATCTGGGCGAACATGGCCTGGAAGGGAAGTGGTATGGTCACGAAGAATCCATTCGAGTGCCGCTTCTGGTCTATGGTTCCTCATTACCTGCAACGCTGAAAGGCTCCCGGCCCACGCAAATGGCGCTCAACATCGACATTGCTCCTACGATTCTGGCGCTGGCTGGAGTTGCTACTCCGCCTGATATGCAGGGTGTCGACCTAATTAAGCTGGCACAAAAGAAAGTAGCGGCTCGACCAGACTTTTTCTATGAGCACACCTTTATGGGCAGTCCCCGACTCCCAAAAGTGGAGGGAGTTGTGACGCCTACATTCAAGTACATGAATTTTATCGAACATGAATACGAAGAGTTGTACGACACGGCTCACGATCCACACGAAACCACAAATCTGGCCTATAATCCAGCTTATGCTTCGAAGAAAGCAGCGTTAAAAAAGCGCTATACCGCTCTCAAACAGACAGTTCGATAA
- a CDS encoding glycosyl hydrolase, producing MNKKVLLACLLPVLAAGQPAPLQQGFQTPPNAAQPRVWWHWMNGNITKEGITKDLEWMKRVGIGGFQNFDASLFTPNVTPKKLVFMTPEWKDAFKHTTNLAKTLGLEMAIAGSPGWSVTGGPWVEPRDGMKKYVWTETVVEGNKPFSGKLPQPSSAAGKFQNVPLASANVLGGPPKEIPSYYADAAVIAYRLPAAEKPLSALNPKITSSGGTFALADLTDGDLAKTTMLPPMEVGQDMWIQFEFDQPQTFKAFTIVGAPVAGELAEFRGMPDNRGLKVSDDGVNFRDVVIIRGSTVSQSTMGILPTTAKIFRFTFKTEKPEGSPFAAMFGGSSAPGKPQGVPVAELVLHNTDRIDLFEQKAGFAAWKESTHSLVKADADAIPSTDVVDLSTKMNADGTLNWTPPAGKWVVMRLGYSLTGRENHPASPEATGLEVDKLDKIAVRKYIDTYLDMYKDATGGQMGAQGLQYMVLDSYEAGHMTWTKDMPAEFQKRRGYSLTPWLPVLAGRIIQSAEASEKFLWDFRKTIGELIVENHYEVIGDALHARGMKRYTESHENGRIYLADGMDVKRLAEIPMSAMWTPGSLAGGSNEEVRSEADIREAASVAHIYGQPFVAAESMTSVGNGFSWHPEKLKRTADLEMASGLNRFVIHTSVHQPLDDKKPGFSLGPFGQYFTRQETWAEQAKAWTDYLGRSCFLLQQGRPVVDVLYYYGENNNITQICAEKLPDIPAGYAFDFVNATALKNALRVEGGKIVAQSGQQYRLLVLDGSAKLMTLPVLKKLGELVKAGLKVVGEKPERSPSLSDNPAEFTTLVNQIWSNPNVSTKPIGTLLGEMGVQKDMDILHANSKILYVHRQTNDSDIYWLDSRSENPSEAQISFRVTGKVPQLWNPQTGKLEKVSYQQKDGRTIIPLTFESWGAYFIVFHDKSTVASYTTPAVTESPVASITGTWNVHFQEGRGAPQQTTMTSLASLTESAEPGIKYFSGTATYDNSFDLPARSKNASYLLDLGDVKNIAEVIVNGKSVGTVWKKPFRVDISGALKPGRNSVQVKVTNLWVNRLIGDAQPGVTNKITYTTLPFYRADSPVLSSGLLGPVRVLSVTTAK from the coding sequence ATGAACAAAAAAGTACTCCTGGCTTGCTTGCTTCCCGTGCTTGCTGCAGGGCAGCCCGCTCCACTCCAACAAGGCTTTCAGACTCCGCCAAATGCGGCTCAACCGCGCGTTTGGTGGCATTGGATGAACGGTAATATCACCAAAGAGGGCATTACCAAAGACCTTGAGTGGATGAAACGCGTTGGTATTGGCGGCTTTCAGAACTTCGACGCCAGCCTGTTTACGCCCAACGTTACCCCAAAGAAGCTCGTGTTCATGACACCCGAATGGAAAGACGCTTTTAAACACACGACCAATCTGGCAAAAACGCTGGGTCTCGAAATGGCCATTGCCGGTTCGCCGGGCTGGAGCGTGACGGGCGGCCCGTGGGTGGAGCCCAGAGATGGAATGAAAAAATACGTCTGGACCGAAACCGTAGTTGAGGGAAATAAACCTTTTTCGGGAAAACTGCCGCAACCCTCATCGGCTGCGGGTAAATTCCAGAACGTACCCCTGGCTTCAGCGAATGTACTGGGCGGGCCACCGAAAGAAATACCAAGTTATTACGCCGATGCAGCTGTAATTGCCTATCGGTTACCGGCTGCCGAAAAGCCATTATCAGCCCTGAATCCGAAGATTACGTCGAGTGGAGGCACTTTCGCACTGGCTGATCTAACCGATGGCGATTTGGCTAAAACGACGATGCTGCCCCCTATGGAAGTGGGGCAGGATATGTGGATTCAGTTTGAGTTCGACCAGCCGCAGACGTTCAAAGCATTTACCATCGTAGGGGCACCCGTTGCTGGTGAGTTGGCCGAATTTCGGGGAATGCCCGATAATCGGGGCCTGAAAGTAAGTGACGATGGCGTAAACTTCCGTGATGTCGTGATTATTCGGGGCAGCACCGTATCGCAGAGCACAATGGGAATTTTGCCTACAACGGCTAAAATTTTCCGTTTCACATTCAAAACTGAAAAACCGGAAGGTAGCCCGTTTGCAGCTATGTTCGGGGGTAGTTCGGCACCGGGTAAGCCGCAGGGTGTCCCTGTCGCTGAGCTAGTGCTGCATAACACCGACCGGATTGACCTTTTTGAACAGAAAGCCGGTTTTGCTGCCTGGAAAGAAAGCACGCACTCGCTCGTGAAAGCTGATGCTGACGCTATTCCATCTACCGATGTGGTGGATCTAAGCACGAAAATGAACGCCGATGGCACCTTGAACTGGACACCGCCAGCGGGCAAATGGGTAGTTATGCGGCTGGGCTACTCGCTCACAGGCCGGGAAAATCACCCTGCATCACCCGAAGCCACTGGCCTGGAAGTTGACAAGCTGGACAAGATCGCTGTTCGGAAATATATCGACACCTATCTGGATATGTATAAAGACGCCACTGGTGGCCAAATGGGCGCTCAGGGACTGCAATATATGGTACTAGACAGTTATGAGGCTGGCCATATGACCTGGACGAAGGATATGCCTGCTGAGTTTCAGAAACGACGGGGGTATAGCCTCACGCCCTGGCTACCCGTTCTGGCGGGCCGGATAATACAGAGTGCCGAAGCCAGCGAGAAATTCCTGTGGGATTTTCGCAAAACCATCGGTGAACTGATTGTCGAAAATCACTACGAAGTAATTGGTGATGCACTGCACGCCAGAGGGATGAAACGGTATACCGAATCGCACGAAAACGGCCGGATTTACCTGGCCGATGGTATGGACGTAAAGCGCCTGGCCGAGATTCCCATGTCGGCGATGTGGACGCCGGGTAGTCTTGCTGGAGGTAGTAATGAGGAAGTTCGGAGTGAGGCCGATATCCGGGAAGCGGCTTCAGTAGCGCACATCTATGGTCAACCGTTTGTTGCGGCTGAGTCGATGACATCTGTTGGAAATGGGTTTAGCTGGCATCCTGAAAAACTGAAACGGACAGCCGATCTGGAAATGGCCTCGGGGCTCAATCGCTTTGTGATCCATACATCTGTCCACCAGCCACTTGATGACAAGAAACCAGGGTTCTCGCTTGGGCCTTTCGGGCAGTATTTCACCCGACAGGAAACCTGGGCTGAACAGGCGAAAGCCTGGACAGATTATCTGGGTCGGAGTTGCTTCCTACTTCAGCAAGGAAGACCTGTTGTGGATGTGCTGTACTATTATGGGGAGAACAACAATATCACGCAAATTTGTGCGGAAAAACTCCCCGATATTCCTGCTGGTTACGCATTCGACTTTGTTAACGCTACAGCGCTGAAAAATGCATTGCGGGTTGAGGGAGGAAAGATTGTTGCGCAAAGTGGTCAGCAGTACCGCCTATTAGTGTTGGATGGATCGGCTAAACTGATGACGTTACCCGTATTGAAAAAGCTAGGCGAACTGGTGAAAGCTGGACTGAAGGTAGTAGGCGAAAAACCGGAACGCTCCCCAAGTTTAAGCGATAACCCGGCGGAGTTTACGACGTTGGTTAACCAAATCTGGAGCAACCCAAATGTGTCGACCAAACCAATAGGGACGCTATTAGGTGAGATGGGCGTGCAAAAAGATATGGATATACTTCATGCGAACTCCAAAATCCTATATGTGCATCGCCAAACTAACGACAGCGACATTTATTGGCTGGATAGCCGGAGTGAGAATCCAAGCGAAGCCCAAATCAGCTTTCGGGTAACTGGAAAAGTGCCTCAATTGTGGAATCCGCAAACGGGTAAACTGGAGAAAGTATCGTACCAGCAAAAGGACGGCCGGACAATTATACCACTTACGTTTGAGTCGTGGGGAGCCTATTTCATTGTTTTCCATGATAAATCGACAGTGGCTTCGTATACTACCCCTGCCGTTACTGAATCGCCGGTTGCCAGCATAACGGGAACCTGGAACGTTCATTTCCAGGAAGGCCGGGGCGCTCCGCAACAGACCACAATGACTTCGTTGGCATCGTTGACGGAGAGTGCAGAGCCGGGTATTAAATATTTCTCCGGCACGGCTACTTACGACAATTCGTTCGATTTGCCAGCGAGAAGTAAAAACGCATCTTATCTGCTCGATTTGGGCGATGTGAAAAACATTGCTGAGGTGATTGTCAATGGTAAATCGGTGGGAACTGTCTGGAAGAAACCGTTTCGGGTCGATATCAGCGGGGCTTTGAAACCAGGTCGTAATTCGGTACAGGTTAAGGTGACCAACTTATGGGTAAATCGCCTGATTGGTGATGCGCAACCGGGCGTAACCAACAAAATTACCTATACCACTTTGCCGTTTTATCGAGCCGATTCGCCAGTGTTGTCGTCGGGTTTGCTGGGGCCAGTGCGCGTGTTGTCCGTTACGACGGCTAAATAA
- a CDS encoding glycosyltransferase family 9 protein: protein MLFAAKAKKWNHPFSPKRILVIRLQAIGDVIITFPFVQQLKDQYPNTRIDFLTRANQVDLARHITAVNKVITFTDSHRRWRQLACTLRLLPQLLLRRYDAVLDLQANTFSKIISRSFVGKTFTEFERFTPFTAAERNLRAIQQTGLISHFKHPVLVLKDNKLGLSMLAEQGWDSQKQLIVLNPAGAFASRHWAPENYVLFARLWLASYPNAQFLVLGTPKIAEKAVFFKQELGDALINLVGQTTLSEAFTILAKTSLVISEDSGLMQMAWALKRPTIALIGSTHKYRSAQEGTHMVILNSDDLPCGNCMQVDCSFGTVPPCLSRYDPAMIVELGKKLLATQWPENELRY, encoded by the coding sequence ATGCTTTTCGCAGCCAAGGCAAAAAAGTGGAATCACCCATTTAGTCCTAAACGGATTTTAGTGATTCGGCTTCAGGCCATTGGCGATGTCATCATTACGTTTCCGTTTGTACAACAACTTAAGGATCAGTACCCAAATACGCGCATTGACTTTTTAACCCGAGCCAATCAAGTCGATCTGGCTCGCCATATAACGGCTGTCAACAAGGTAATTACGTTTACAGATAGTCATCGTCGATGGCGTCAACTCGCCTGCACACTGCGTCTGTTACCCCAACTGCTTTTAAGGCGATACGACGCTGTTTTAGACTTACAGGCCAATACATTTTCGAAGATTATTAGTCGCAGTTTTGTGGGTAAAACCTTCACGGAATTTGAGCGATTTACGCCCTTTACTGCCGCCGAGCGCAACCTGAGAGCGATTCAGCAAACGGGGTTAATTAGTCATTTTAAACATCCTGTTTTAGTGCTTAAGGATAACAAGCTGGGCCTATCGATGCTCGCTGAACAGGGTTGGGATAGTCAAAAACAGTTAATTGTCCTGAATCCAGCAGGCGCTTTTGCCAGTCGTCATTGGGCGCCCGAAAACTATGTTCTATTTGCCCGACTCTGGTTGGCCAGCTATCCGAATGCTCAGTTTCTGGTGCTGGGTACTCCGAAAATCGCCGAGAAAGCCGTTTTTTTTAAACAGGAACTGGGTGACGCCTTGATTAATCTGGTCGGCCAAACAACGCTCTCAGAAGCCTTTACGATTCTGGCCAAAACGAGCCTTGTCATTTCCGAAGACTCCGGACTCATGCAGATGGCCTGGGCACTGAAACGACCAACAATTGCCTTGATTGGGTCAACCCATAAGTATCGGAGCGCGCAGGAAGGCACTCATATGGTTATTCTCAATTCGGACGATCTACCTTGTGGCAATTGTATGCAAGTCGATTGTTCTTTCGGCACAGTGCCGCCCTGCTTAAGTCGGTACGACCCCGCAATGATTGTGGAACTAGGTAAAAAACTACTTGCAACCCAATGGCCAGAAAACGAATTGCGGTACTGA